The following nucleotide sequence is from Palaeococcus ferrophilus DSM 13482.
AGCCTCGGTAACGTGATTGGCAGGATAGAGCTTGAGAGTGATTTTTATATCCACAGCGCGGAGTACTCCCGTATATTCGGTAGCATCCTTGGGAGGAGGGAATTCTTCGTGAACTTTGTACTGGGCTTTGAGACCAGATTCCTGGTAACCCCCCATCCGCACGACAGGTTCCTATTCATAGCAAGCAAGCTCCAATACACTGGGAACGAGAAAAGGGCCGCCCTGTACCTCGTGAACCGGGACATCCTTGAGGGATACCCCATGGAACACGCATATATCAGGGAAATGTTTACCAGCCTCGTCCAGCTGGATTGGGAAGGCGAGCAATACGTGGTCCGCATAGTTCGCAGTCCGGAACGTGAGTTCATGGGGACCTTCACTCTGCCGAGGGAAGATTTTTTGAGGATAGTGAGGGGGGAGGGGGATGGATGAATTCAGCAAGCTGTTCGATGCCTTAACCCCCGGTGAGAACGTGCTCGTGATTTACGAACCCGAATACCCTCCCTACGCCCTTCTCCTGGCCCTTGTGAGCCGCGCGCTGGAGGAGGGGACACCTGTAATCGTTGATGACGTAATTGACACTCTCCACCTCTACCTCAGCCAGATGGCGCTCCTGGGGTTCGACGTGTCCCCCTTGGAGAAAGTCACCGTTCTGAAAATAGGAGGCGTTATAAACAGGGGTAACGTTGTTACACGGATGTCCCTGGACGAGGACGTGGACATACACATAAGCAGGTATTCCTCCGTATTCGGGTCGCTTCTCGATGGCGGGAAGGTTCCTCTCAACATAGTCCTCGGTGTGGATAAGCTGTTCGCGTTCTATTCGGACAACACGAGGGCCATCGTGAGGATTGCGACCGTCCCGGGCGAGCTGGCCGAGGGCAGGAGAAGGACCGCAGTGTACTTCGTTAAC
It contains:
- a CDS encoding DUF257 family protein, with protein sequence MDEFSKLFDALTPGENVLVIYEPEYPPYALLLALVSRALEEGTPVIVDDVIDTLHLYLSQMALLGFDVSPLEKVTVLKIGGVINRGNVVTRMSLDEDVDIHISRYSSVFGSLLDGGKVPLNIVLGVDKLFAFYSDNTRAIVRIATVPGELAEGRRRTAVYFVNRPILETFPGLIAMLKDFFTTILVVGDNLRECRIKVVRSSKIEMMGEEITLTRA
- a CDS encoding DUF257 family protein is translated as MLVPLAGDKYYTFKPGESLLIEYSSDFPYYLVFYYIMRQVRRENIPVIIDDVGDALSRYAFALEVSGLDTSFLEDGDVYVIKLGGKRSLGNVIGRIELESDFYIHSAEYSRIFGSILGRREFFVNFVLGFETRFLVTPHPHDRFLFIASKLQYTGNEKRAALYLVNRDILEGYPMEHAYIREMFTSLVQLDWEGEQYVVRIVRSPEREFMGTFTLPREDFLRIVRGEGDG